In Crinalium epipsammum PCC 9333, the following are encoded in one genomic region:
- the coaE gene encoding dephospho-CoA kinase (Dephospho-CoA kinase (CoaE) performs the final step in coenzyme A biosynthesis.), with protein MKRIIGLTGGIGTGKSTVSNYLAERHFPVFDADIYARVAVEPGSAILGRIAARYGASILLTDGSLNRQSLGEIVFNNPDERSWLEQQIHPYVRQHLENDLNSISQSDATVVMVIPLLFEAGMTDLVNEIWVVYCSPTQQLERLIGRDRLKLAQAQARINSQMPLQEKCDRADVILDNTSTLPSLLKQIDLALG; from the coding sequence TTGAAACGTATAATCGGGCTTACTGGTGGAATTGGCACTGGCAAGAGTACAGTTTCTAATTATCTTGCCGAGCGCCATTTTCCAGTTTTTGATGCAGACATTTACGCTAGAGTTGCTGTAGAACCAGGTTCAGCAATCCTTGGTCGGATTGCAGCACGATATGGTGCTAGTATTTTGCTCACGGATGGAAGTTTAAATCGGCAAAGTTTGGGTGAGATTGTGTTTAATAACCCAGATGAGCGTAGCTGGTTAGAGCAGCAAATTCACCCTTATGTGCGTCAACATTTAGAAAATGATTTGAACTCAATATCTCAATCAGATGCGACGGTGGTAATGGTAATACCGTTGTTATTTGAAGCGGGGATGACTGATTTAGTTAATGAGATTTGGGTGGTGTATTGTTCACCTACACAACAACTAGAGAGATTGATAGGGCGCGATCGCTTAAAATTAGCCCAAGCGCAAGCTAGAATTAACAGCCAAATGCCCTTACAAGAAAAATGCGATCGCGCTGATGTAATTTTGGATAATACATCTACACTACCAAGTTTACTAAAACAAATAGATTTAGCTTTAGGGTAG
- a CDS encoding cation:proton antiporter: protein MFLQQTITDFSSGIVSPIASMPLLATVEAEYSPLVLTGVLLSLVVIYLASKIGAEIAKRLDFPPVLGELVAGVIVGVSALHLIIFPESGLSASDSGVMMVMQWINHLSPAALTSVFETKSEVISVLAELGVIILLFEIGLESDLRQLKEVGYQATVVACVGVAVPFAAGTAGLMTIFHVAAIPAIFAGAALTATSIGITSKVLSELGQLKSKEGQIIVGAAVIDDVLGIIVLAVVASLAKTGEIDVANVIYLIVSATAFLIGAILLGGIFNHSFVVIVEKFKTRGNVIIPAFIFAFFMAFIGSAIHLEAILGAFAAGLVLDETDARDELDELVKPIADIFVPIFFVTVGARADLGVLNPTVPENRAGLFIATFLMVVAILGKVVTGWAVFGQPGINRLAVGVGMIPRGEVGLVFAGIGSASGVLDKPLEVSIIIMVILTTFLAPPLLRIVFNQPVEPPSQEESTGESAILASESQIIS from the coding sequence ATGTTTTTGCAGCAGACAATTACAGATTTTAGTTCTGGGATAGTATCCCCAATCGCTTCTATGCCATTATTAGCAACGGTCGAGGCAGAATATTCACCACTTGTGCTTACCGGAGTTTTGCTGAGTTTAGTGGTGATTTATCTAGCCAGTAAAATCGGCGCGGAAATAGCTAAACGCCTAGATTTTCCTCCAGTTTTGGGTGAATTGGTTGCAGGGGTAATTGTGGGGGTGTCGGCGCTACACCTAATAATTTTTCCCGAAAGTGGGCTGTCAGCCTCTGATTCAGGGGTAATGATGGTTATGCAATGGATTAATCATCTTTCTCCCGCCGCGCTGACAAGTGTATTTGAAACCAAGAGTGAAGTTATTTCAGTGCTGGCTGAATTGGGCGTGATTATTCTGCTATTTGAAATAGGTCTGGAATCGGATCTCAGGCAACTCAAAGAAGTGGGGTATCAAGCTACCGTCGTCGCCTGTGTTGGTGTGGCGGTTCCTTTTGCAGCAGGTACGGCTGGCTTGATGACAATATTTCACGTGGCAGCAATTCCAGCAATTTTTGCGGGGGCTGCTTTAACGGCAACCAGCATCGGGATTACATCGAAGGTGTTGTCTGAATTAGGACAGCTTAAATCTAAGGAAGGTCAAATTATTGTTGGGGCGGCTGTTATTGATGATGTATTGGGAATTATTGTGCTGGCGGTGGTAGCAAGTTTAGCCAAAACTGGTGAGATTGATGTCGCCAATGTTATTTACTTAATTGTGAGTGCAACAGCTTTTTTGATCGGTGCGATTTTGTTGGGTGGCATCTTTAACCACAGCTTTGTTGTAATTGTGGAGAAATTCAAAACTCGTGGCAATGTGATTATTCCAGCATTTATTTTTGCCTTTTTTATGGCATTTATCGGCAGTGCGATTCATTTAGAAGCGATTTTAGGTGCTTTTGCGGCTGGTTTGGTTCTGGATGAAACTGATGCCCGCGATGAGTTAGATGAATTGGTGAAGCCGATCGCAGATATATTTGTGCCAATTTTCTTTGTAACTGTGGGCGCACGGGCGGATCTGGGTGTGCTAAATCCGACAGTACCAGAAAATCGCGCTGGACTTTTTATTGCCACATTTTTGATGGTGGTGGCTATTCTTGGCAAGGTGGTTACAGGTTGGGCAGTGTTTGGTCAACCTGGAATTAATAGATTAGCGGTTGGGGTGGGGATGATCCCCAGAGGTGAAGTCGGGTTAGTGTTTGCTGGTATTGGTTCTGCCAGTGGGGTGCTTGATAAGCCATTGGAGGTGTCTATTATTATCATGGTGATTCTGACTACGTTTCTAGCACCGCCGTTACTGCGGATCGTTTTTAATCAACCTGTGGAACCTCCAAGCCAAGAAGAATCTACGGGCGAGTCAGCAATTTTAGCGAGTGAATCTCAGATTATTTCTTGA